The following coding sequences are from one Acipenser ruthenus chromosome 7, fAciRut3.2 maternal haplotype, whole genome shotgun sequence window:
- the LOC117415640 gene encoding GTPase KRas isoform X1, producing MTEYKLVVVGAGGVGKSALTIQLIQNHFVDEYDPTIEDSYRKQVVIDGETCLLDILDTAGQEEYSAMRDQYMRTGEGFLCVFAINNTKSFEDIHHYREQIKRVKDSEDVPMVLVGNKCDLPSRTVDTKQAQDLARSYGIPFIETSAKTRQRVEDAFYTLVREIRQYRLKKLSKEEKTPRCVKLKKCVLM from the exons ATGACAGAATATAAGCTTGTGGTGGTTGGAGCTGGAGGCGTTGGGAAGAGTGCCCTGACAATACAGCTTATTCAGAACCATTTTGTGGATGAATATGACCCTACAATAGAG GACTCGTACAGAAAACAAGTAGTAATCGATGGGGAGACGTGTCTGTTGGACATTCTCGACACCGCAGGTCAAGAGGAGTACAGTGCAATGAGAGACCAGTATATGAGAACAGGGGAGGGCTTTCTCTGTGTCTTTGCCATTAATAAtactaaatcatttgaagatatacaCCACTATAG ggAGCAGATAAAACGAGTGAAAGACTCTGAAGATGTCCCTATGGTCTTGGTAGGAAACAAATGTGATCTTCCATCCCGAACGGTGGATACGAAGCAAGCTCAGGACTTGGCTAGAAGTTATGGAATTCCTTTCATAGAGACATCAGCAAAGACAAGACAG AGAGTGGAGGATGCCTTTTATACTCTGGTACGGGAGATCCGACAGTACCGGTTGAAAAAGCTCAGCAAAGAAGAAAAGACACCTCGCTGTGTGAagcttaaaaaatgtgttttaatgtaa
- the LOC117415640 gene encoding GTPase KRas isoform X3 — protein MTEYKLVVVGAGGVGKSALTIQLIQNHFVDEYDPTIEDSYRKQVVIDGETCLLDILDTAGQEEYSAMRDQYMRTGEGFLCVFAINNTKSFEDIHHYREQIKRVKDSEDVPMVLVGNKCDLPSRTVDTKQAQDLARSYGIPFIETSAKTRQRVEDAFYTLVREIRQYRLKKLSKEEKTPRCVKLKKCVLMGVDDAFYTLVREIRKHKEKMSKDGKKKKKKSKTKCIIM, from the exons ATGACAGAATATAAGCTTGTGGTGGTTGGAGCTGGAGGCGTTGGGAAGAGTGCCCTGACAATACAGCTTATTCAGAACCATTTTGTGGATGAATATGACCCTACAATAGAG GACTCGTACAGAAAACAAGTAGTAATCGATGGGGAGACGTGTCTGTTGGACATTCTCGACACCGCAGGTCAAGAGGAGTACAGTGCAATGAGAGACCAGTATATGAGAACAGGGGAGGGCTTTCTCTGTGTCTTTGCCATTAATAAtactaaatcatttgaagatatacaCCACTATAG ggAGCAGATAAAACGAGTGAAAGACTCTGAAGATGTCCCTATGGTCTTGGTAGGAAACAAATGTGATCTTCCATCCCGAACGGTGGATACGAAGCAAGCTCAGGACTTGGCTAGAAGTTATGGAATTCCTTTCATAGAGACATCAGCAAAGACAAGACAG AGAGTGGAGGATGCCTTTTATACTCTGGTACGGGAGATCCGACAGTACCGGTTGAAAAAGCTCAGCAAAGAAGAAAAGACACCTCGCTGTGTGAagcttaaaaaatgtgttttaat G GGTGTGGATGATGCCTTTTACACATTAGTCCGAGAAATTCGAAAGCACAAAGAGAAGATGAGCAAAGAtggcaaaaagaagaaaaagaagtcGAAGACAAAGTGTATAATCATGTGA
- the LOC117415640 gene encoding GTPase KRas isoform X2, translating to MTEYKLVVVGAGGVGKSALTIQLIQNHFVDEYDPTIEDSYRKQVVIDGETCLLDILDTAGQEEYSAMRDQYMRTGEGFLCVFAINNTKSFEDIHHYREQIKRVKDSEDVPMVLVGNKCDLPSRTVDTKQAQDLARSYGIPFIETSAKTRQGVDDAFYTLVREIRKHKEKMSKDGKKKKKKSKTKCIIM from the exons ATGACAGAATATAAGCTTGTGGTGGTTGGAGCTGGAGGCGTTGGGAAGAGTGCCCTGACAATACAGCTTATTCAGAACCATTTTGTGGATGAATATGACCCTACAATAGAG GACTCGTACAGAAAACAAGTAGTAATCGATGGGGAGACGTGTCTGTTGGACATTCTCGACACCGCAGGTCAAGAGGAGTACAGTGCAATGAGAGACCAGTATATGAGAACAGGGGAGGGCTTTCTCTGTGTCTTTGCCATTAATAAtactaaatcatttgaagatatacaCCACTATAG ggAGCAGATAAAACGAGTGAAAGACTCTGAAGATGTCCCTATGGTCTTGGTAGGAAACAAATGTGATCTTCCATCCCGAACGGTGGATACGAAGCAAGCTCAGGACTTGGCTAGAAGTTATGGAATTCCTTTCATAGAGACATCAGCAAAGACAAGACAG GGTGTGGATGATGCCTTTTACACATTAGTCCGAGAAATTCGAAAGCACAAAGAGAAGATGAGCAAAGAtggcaaaaagaagaaaaagaagtcGAAGACAAAGTGTATAATCATGTGA